A region of Daphnia carinata strain CSIRO-1 chromosome 10, CSIRO_AGI_Dcar_HiC_V3, whole genome shotgun sequence DNA encodes the following proteins:
- the LOC130701330 gene encoding prefoldin subunit 1-like, translating to MSKQGQMDLELKKAFGELQQKMVETSQKLKLADLQIETLKRSMTHAQLTDKEISQLPTDTKTYESVGRMFVLKEVTEARMNLDNKIKGCEEKVKTLEGTKAYLERSLKESENNIREMIQQRKDANVGDQN from the exons ATGAGTAAACAAGGACAAATGGATCTAGAACTTAAAAAA GCATTTGGCGAATTACAACAAAAGATGGTTGAGACATCACAGAAGCTCAAATTGGCCGATCTTCAGATTGAGACCCTCAAAAGAAGTATGACCCATGCCCAGCTTACTGACAAAGAAATAAGCCAGCTCCCTACTGATACAAAAACTTACGAAAGTGTGGGCCGTATGTTTGTATTGAAGGAAGTAACTGAAGCCCGCATGAACCTTGATAATAAAATCAAAGGCTGTGAAGAAAAGGTTAAAACTCTTGAG GGAACAAAGGCGTACTTGGAGCGAAGCTTGAAGGAGAGTGAGAACAACATTAGAGAAATGAtccaacaaagaaaagatgcAAATGTGGGAGATCAAAATTAA
- the LOC130701316 gene encoding methionine aminopeptidase 1-like — protein sequence MSTGALCETPGCNLEARLQCPTCLKLGIKGSFFCTQECFKDNWNVHKSVHKKETVAEPVTYNPWPGYPFTGTLRPFPQTPKRIIPPHIERPDYADHPEGHPLGEQSARGSSYIKALSDEEKEGMKVVCKLGREILEEAANAVAVGVTTDEIDRIVHEACVERECYPSPLNYYEFPKSCCTSINEVICHGIPDLRPMQNGDICNIDVTAYHRGFHGDLNETLFVGQVSEPAKKLVQVTWECLEKAMEIVKPGVKYREVGAVIQKHAQSHGFSVVRSYCGHGIHQLFHTAPNVPHYAKNKAVGVMKPGHCFTIEPMISEGVWKDEQWPDNWTAVTQDGKLSAQFEHTMLVTETGVDVLTRRLVKDGLPYFMTSQ from the exons atgtCGACAGGGGCTCTTTGTGAAACTCCGGGTTGTAATCTAGAAGCTCGGCTTCAATGCCCCACTTGCCTAAAGCTTGGCATCAAAGGTTCCTTTTTTTGCACACAAGAATGTTTCAAGGATAACTGGAATGTACATAAGAGTGtccacaaaaaagaaacagtggCAGAGCCTGTCACTTATAACCCTTGGCCTGGCTATCCATTTACTG GGACTCTGCGTCCATTTCCTCAGACACCAAAACGTATTATTCCTCCACATATTGAAAGGCCAGATTATGCTGATCATCCGGAAGGGCATCCTCTTGGGGAACAATCTGCTAGAGGCAGTTCATACATTAAGGCATTAAGtgatgaagagaaagaaggaatGAAAGTTGTTTGCAAA CTTGGAAGGGAAATTTTGGAAGAAGCAGCCAATGCAGTTGCTGTAGGAGTGACAACAGATGAAATTGACAGAATTGTCCATGAAGCTTGTGTGGAAAGGGAGTGCTATCCATCACCATTAAATTATTATGAGTTCCCAAAATCTTGTTGCACTTCTATAAATGAAGTCATCTGCCATGGAATACCTGATTTACGACCTATGCAGAATGGAGACATTTGCAACA TTGATGTCACGGCGTATCACCGGGGATTCCATGGAGACCTCAATGAAACTTTGTTCGTCGGCCAAGTTAGCGAACCTGCCAAAAAACTTGTACAAGTAACCTGGGAATGTCTCGAGAAAGCAATGGAAATCG TGAAACCAGGTGTCAAGTATCGCGAAGTGGGCGCCGTTATTCAAAAACATGCCCAAAGCCACGGCTTTTCTGTCGTACGGAGCTATTGCGGACACGGCATTCATCAGCTTTTTCATACAGCACCCAATGTCCCTCATTATGCAA AAAATAAAGCCGTTGGGGTTATGAAACCCGGTCACTGTTTTACAATTGAGCCAATGATATCAGAAG GGGTATGGAAGGATGAGCAATGGCCGGATAACTGGACCGCCGTTACCCAAGACGGAAAACTTTCTGCCCAATTCGAGCACACGATGCTCGTGACAGAAACCGGTGTCGATGTTCTTACCCGACGCTTGGTAAAGGATGGATTGCCTTATTTCATGACCAGCCAGTAA
- the LOC130701297 gene encoding glutamate receptor 1-like encodes MLGHSPSLSFKKTMACSLLHLYKHSLIAAIILIACFPSYVRSRDISSILNGQHLRIASLDVRPYMFIDRSGNQSRADGIVYQIIVWLSIRNNFTFSLDLPLDGTFGALVNGTWNGMIGMAINKQVELIAAPVVPSLDRARVLDFTTTFSEEPMCCLIPAPEADLNSLSGIVKPYNTYVWLLIIFSMLCVALATWLTSEFGPIHQSLNGISDKRRRRGYKEMSLTEHFYAIFAIICLQPKDMSTHSPNSSPIVLSVWCLACVVLVYLYTGVLISYLTIPKMRPIVETVEELAESTRLQVVAIKNSIFESTLLQSTTGPLKTLGNQLRQHPENSLSGEYYNLKLLLQKALLGRFGIMMSKAQAETLMKLDWNSKNMKKCRLSIMREKILSTRFCFALPKSSPYTNVIDKGIIAMYDVGLIDYWKNHSPGSFANRCDANNRKMAMTNEKKKPLSLTNLIGAFVLLSIGILIAFLSFLVEIWIASSFRMLFHSQIRKIWHT; translated from the exons ATGTTGGGACACAGTCCTTCGTTGTCTTTTAAGAAGACAATGGCATGTTCCCTATTGCATTTGTACAAGCATTCTTTGATTGCGGCCATCATCCTTATCGCATGCTTTCCTAGTTATGTCCGCTCCAGAGATATCAGTAGCATCTTGAATGGCCAACACTTGCGAATAGCTTCACTAGAC GTGAGGCCTTACATGTTTATTGATCGCAGTGGAAACCAAAGCCGAGCGGATGGTATCGTTTACCAAATCATCGTCTGGCTTTCCATTCGCAACAATTTCAC ATTTTCCCTGGATTTACCGCTTGATGGAACGTTTGGAGCATTGGTGAATGGCACTTGGAACGGCATGATTGGCATGGCCATCAACAAG CAAGTAGAATTGATTGCAGCTCCAGTTGTGCCTTCGCTTGATCGCGCTCGGGTGCTCGACTTCACAACGACGTTCTCCGAAGAACCAATGTGCTGCCTTATCCCAGCGCCGGAAGCAGACCTCAACTCCTTGTCGGGGATTGTGAAACCATACAATACTTAT gtATGGCTTTTAATCATATTTTCGATGCTTTGTGTTGCTCTCGCCACTTGGCTTACATCCGAGTTTGGCCCAATTCATCAAAGCTTAAACGGGATCTCCGATAAACGTCGTCGTCGTGGATACAAAGAAATGTCCCTAACCGAACATTTCTATGCAATCTTTGCAATTATCTGCCTTCAAC CCAAAGACATGTCGACTCATTCTCCCAATTCGAGTCCGATTGTTTTGTCGGTGTGGTGTTTGGCTTGCGTCGTACTGGTTTACCTGTACACAGGTGTCCTCATCTCTTATTTAACTATACCCAAGATGCGCCCGATTGTTGAAACAGTTGAAGAACTGGCAGAATCCACTAGACTTCAAGTAGTTGCTATAAAGAATTCGATTTTCGAATCGACGTTATTG CAAAGCACGACAGGACCATTAAAAACATTGGGAAACCAGCTTCGCCAACACCCCGAAAACAGTTTATCTGGCGAATATTACAATTTGAAGCTGTTGTTGCAAAAAGCTTTGCTCGGACGATTCGGAATCATGATG AGCAAGGCTCAAGCGGAAACGTTGATGAAATTAGACTGGAACTCGAAAAATATGAAGAAATGTCGTTTAAGCATCATGCGAGAAAAAATCTTATCGACTAGATTCTGCTTCGCGCTCCCAAAATCTTCTCCTTATACCAACGTGATTGATAAAGG CATCATCGCAATGTACGACGTGGGGTTGATTGATTATTGGAAGAATCATTCCCCTGGCTCATTCGCGAATCGCTGTGATgcaaataacagaaaaatggCCATGaccaacgaaaagaaaaagccactTTCGCTGACTAATTTGATTGGAGcgtttgttcttctttctattgGCATTTTAATcgcttttctctcttttctcgtTGAAATATGGATAGCCTCGAGTTTTCGGATGCTTTTCCATTCGCAAATTCGGAAAATATGGCATACTTAA